GACCATCCGGAAGACCCCGGCTTGCTGCTGGCGGTGCAGCATATCGGCGGTCTGGTGGCGGGCGCGGTAGACGGAGACGGGCAAATCTGGGCGTATCTGGTCGGTTTGCCCACCAAAGACGCCGGCACCCAGCACTCGCACCGCCTCGGCGTGCATCCGAGCGCCCGCAAGCAGCATCTGGGTGAGAAACTCAAGCGTTTTCAGCGCGAGTGGTGTTTGGAACGCGGCATTCAGATGATTCGCTGGACGTTCGACCCGCTCCTGCTCGTCAATGCTCACCTCAATATTCACCGGCTGGGCGCGGTGGTCGGCACCTTCTTACCCAACTACTACGGCCAGATGGGCGGCATCAACGCGGGAGCGCCCTCAGATAGGTTTGAAGCCGAGTGGGTACTGGACAGTGAACGTACAAGGGCGCATCTGACTGGACAAGTCACTGAAGTCTGGCCCGCTCAAGCCTTTGATCCCCTCAAGGACAAGTTGCCCGCCACCTTGCCAGAGCAGCTCGCCGTTAGCATTCCGAAAGACTTTTACCGCTTGCTGCGCGAAGATCAGGCGCAGGCACTGGGCTGGCGGCTTAAAACCGGCCCGCTGTTCACCCGACTCTTTTCGGAAGGCTACAGCCTGACAGACGTGAGCCTCAGCCGCGAACATTATTTATTTGAACGCGGAGCCGAATGCTGAACTTCGTTATCCGCCGCGTGCTGGCGCTGCCGCTGATCATGCTGGCGGTAACGTTTCTGATTGTGCTGGTGATGCAGCTCATCCCGCCGGAGCAGCGGGCGGTGGCCTTTACCACCAACTTGCAGCAACTGGACCGCGTGCAGGAGATCATCAAGACCAACCACCTCGACGGCAGCGTCTTTGAGCAGTACGGGTTGTGGCTGGGACAGGCGCTCAGCGGCAACCTGGGCTTCTCACGCACCAGTGGGCAGCCGGTGACCGCCACGCTGCTGGCCCGCTTTCCCGCCACCCTGGAGCTGACCCTCTTTACGCTTATTCCGCTGGTGTGGGTGGGGATCTGGCTGGGCGGGCAGGCCGCCGTTCACCGCAACCGCCTGCCCGACGCCGTGATCCGGATCATCGCCGTGCTGGGCTACAGCATTCCCAGTTTTGTGCTGGGCGTCTGGCTGCTGGTGATCTTTTACGGCGCGCTGGACTGGCTGCCCGGCACCGGCAACATCAGCAACGACAGCGCTCTTTTGCTGATGACCGGCAGCGTGCGCCACGTCACCGGCCTGGTGACAATAGACGCCCCGCTGAGCGGGCGGCTGGACGTCTTCTGGGACGGCCTCAAGCACCTGATTTTGCCTTCCTTTACCTTGCTGGTGGTCGGCATTCCAGCGCTGATTAAAGGCACCCGCGCCAGCATGATCGAGGCGCTGCACAGCGATTACATCCGCACCGCCCGCGCCAAGGGCATTACCGAGAGAGTCGTGATCCATAAGCACGCCCGCCGCAACGCCATGTTGCCGGTCGCCACCCTCATCAGCCTGAGCGTCTCGGGCCTGCTGCAAGGCGCGGTGCTGGCCGAAACGCTCTACGGCTACCCCGGTGTGGGCGCGTGGGACGCTCAAGCTGCAGCGGCAGGCGGCCACCCCCGGGCGCTGGGCAATTTCACCCGCTTGCTGAGCCACTACGTGCGTGAGCAAGGTCTGCTGAGTCTCGAAGAAGGCGTGCGCCGCATGACCAGCCTGCCCGCCGAGCACCTGCGCCTCAAAGACAGGGGAGAGTTGCGGGGAGGCGCTTACGCCGATGTGGTAATTTTTGATCCGGCGACCATCCAAGACAAAGCCACCTACGCCGAGTCCAATAACCTCTCGGTGGGCGTGCAGGGCGTGTGGGTCAACGGCGTGCAGACCTTGAATGACGGTCAGCACACGGGGGCCTTGCCGGGCATGCGGCTCTACGGGCCGGGGGCGGCGACTTCGGGGCGTGCCGGTTGAGCTTTCTCGGTATGCTGATGCCATGACAAGCCTTGCCAGCGCTCCAATGGGTTCGGCGGTCGAGCGCCTCCGTGCCGGAGTAGAGGAGCTGAGCCAGCGGGATCAGCGCGTCGCCCGCTTTTGTATTGACCACGCCGAGGAAGTGCCGTTTTTGAGTGCGGGTGAATTGGCCGGGCGCTTGGGCATCAGCGGCGCGGCCATCACCCGTTTTAGCCAGCGGGTCGGCTACGACGGCTATCCGCACTTCCAAAAGACGGTGCGCCATGACCTCCGGGCCACCCTCGGCCTCAAACAGCCGGGGCCTCAAAACGCCGTCGTCGCTGATTTTTGGGCCAGCGAACGCGCCAATCTGGAGAATCTTGCGGCGCTGCCAGAGCAGCAACTGCTCCTTTTCGCGCAGGCCATCGCGCAGGCCCGCCGGGTCTGGATCGTGGGTGCCCGCTCCTCATACGGTCTGGCGCTGATGGCCGAAGCGCTGTTGTCTTCGTTTCGGCCACGCGTCGAAGCGCACTCCGCCGATCTGCTGCTCAGCCGCCCCGAGCAGTTCCTCGAACTGACGGCTGAAGACGCCGTGCTGGTCTACACCCTGCGGCGCTACAGCCGCGCCACCACCCAAGTCGTCACCGCCCTGCACGAGCGCGGTGTCACGGTGCTGCTGCTGACCGATCAGGGCGCTTCGCCGCTCGGTAAGTTGGCCCGTCACTGCCTGCGCCTGCCCACCCAAGGTTCTGAAGCCGCCGCTTCGGTTGCGCCGTTTGTCAGCGTCACCTCGCTGATGATCGTGCTGGTTGCCAGAGCATGGAAGGGTGACCACTTCAAGCAAACCGAAGCCCTCAAAGCCGAGTTCGGCGTGTACGAATACTGACGGAGCAGGGGAGAGGATTCAAAGTTCGGCCCTGAATACAGATAAAAATAGGGGAGAAATCGGAGCGCAACTGCTCCGATTT
The DNA window shown above is from Deinococcus detaillensis and carries:
- a CDS encoding GNAT family N-acetyltransferase, which translates into the protein MNPPAALHIRELSGLGELALTPPLARAVWGEGDHPEDPGLLLAVQHIGGLVAGAVDGDGQIWAYLVGLPTKDAGTQHSHRLGVHPSARKQHLGEKLKRFQREWCLERGIQMIRWTFDPLLLVNAHLNIHRLGAVVGTFLPNYYGQMGGINAGAPSDRFEAEWVLDSERTRAHLTGQVTEVWPAQAFDPLKDKLPATLPEQLAVSIPKDFYRLLREDQAQALGWRLKTGPLFTRLFSEGYSLTDVSLSREHYLFERGAEC
- a CDS encoding ABC transporter permease, coding for MLNFVIRRVLALPLIMLAVTFLIVLVMQLIPPEQRAVAFTTNLQQLDRVQEIIKTNHLDGSVFEQYGLWLGQALSGNLGFSRTSGQPVTATLLARFPATLELTLFTLIPLVWVGIWLGGQAAVHRNRLPDAVIRIIAVLGYSIPSFVLGVWLLVIFYGALDWLPGTGNISNDSALLLMTGSVRHVTGLVTIDAPLSGRLDVFWDGLKHLILPSFTLLVVGIPALIKGTRASMIEALHSDYIRTARAKGITERVVIHKHARRNAMLPVATLISLSVSGLLQGAVLAETLYGYPGVGAWDAQAAAAGGHPRALGNFTRLLSHYVREQGLLSLEEGVRRMTSLPAEHLRLKDRGELRGGAYADVVIFDPATIQDKATYAESNNLSVGVQGVWVNGVQTLNDGQHTGALPGMRLYGPGAATSGRAG
- a CDS encoding MurR/RpiR family transcriptional regulator; this encodes MTSLASAPMGSAVERLRAGVEELSQRDQRVARFCIDHAEEVPFLSAGELAGRLGISGAAITRFSQRVGYDGYPHFQKTVRHDLRATLGLKQPGPQNAVVADFWASERANLENLAALPEQQLLLFAQAIAQARRVWIVGARSSYGLALMAEALLSSFRPRVEAHSADLLLSRPEQFLELTAEDAVLVYTLRRYSRATTQVVTALHERGVTVLLLTDQGASPLGKLARHCLRLPTQGSEAAASVAPFVSVTSLMIVLVARAWKGDHFKQTEALKAEFGVYEY